GCTGGCTCCGAAGACGGCCACGCTGGTGCGCGATGGCCGCGAGGTGGCGGTGCCCATCGAGCAGGTGCGCGTCGGCGACACGTTTGCCGTCCGCCCCGGCGAGCATATTCCCGTGGACGGCATCATCACGGAGGGCACGGCGGCCGTGGACGAGTCGGCGCTGACGGGCGAGAGCCTGCCCGTAGACAAGTCGCCGGGCGATCGGGTCTCGGCTGCTACGGTCAATCGTTCGGGCTATCTGCGTTGTCGGGCTGAGCGCGTCGGGCGCGACACGACGCTGGCGCAGATCATACGCATGGTCAGCGACGCCTCGTCGGGCAAGGCGCCGATCGCCAAGATGGCCGACCGCGTGTCGGGCATCTTCGTGCCGGCCGTCATCGTGATCGCGCTCATCACGGTGGGCGTGTGGCTGGCTGTCGGGGCGGATGTGGGGACAGCCGTCTCACGCGGCATGGCCGTCTTGGTGGTCAGTTGCCCGTGTGCCCTCGGGTTAGCTACCCCCGTGGCGATCATGGTGGGCAGCGGACTCGGTGCGCGTCACGGCATCCTCTTCAAGACGGCCGAGGCGCTCGAGCGAGCGGGCCAAGTGCAGGTCGTGGCGCTCGACAAGACGGGCACGATCACGAACGGCTCGCCCGTCGTGACCGACCTCCTGCCGGCCGCTGGCGTGGAAGAGGAGGAGCTGCTCCGTGCGGCCTATGCGTTAGAGGTGAAGAGTGAGCATCCGCTGGCGCGGGCTGTAGCGGCCTACGCCGAAGCGCGCGGTATGCAGCCCGACGCGTCGGAGGCCTTCGAGGTGATCCCCGGTAAGGGACTGACGGCGATGGTGGATGGGCGACGGATTACGGGTGGCAGCCTGGCCTTCCTCTCGGAGCGGATCGGCACGACGGACGCCATCACCTCTGCCGCCGAACGCGTCGCGAGCGAGGGCAAGACGCCGCTGCTCTTTGCCGCAGAGGATCAGTGGCTGGGGCTGATCGCCGTGGCCGACACGGTGAAGGATGATGCGCGCGAGGCCGTCGGCCGACTGCATGCGATGGGCCTTCGGACGGTGATGCTGACGGGCGACAATCAGCGCACGGCTGAGGCCGTCGGGCGACTTGTAGGCGTGGATGAGGTGATCGCGGGTGTGTTGCCCGACGGAAAGAAGGCGGCGGTGGAGTCGCTCCGTGAACGGTTCGGCGCCGTGGCGATGGTCGGCGACGGCATCAACGACGCGCCCGCGCTGGCCACGGCCGACATCGGCATAGCCATCGGCGCCGGCACAGACGTGGCCGTGGATGCAGCCGATGTGGTGCTGATGAAGAGTCGGCCGTCGGACGTCCCCGACGCCGTGCGACTCAGTCGCGCCACGCTGCGCAACATCCGCGAGAACCTCTTCTGGGCCTTCATCTATAACGTCGTCGGCATACCGTTAGCGGCAGGCCTATGGATCCCCGTGTTCGGCGTCGGCATGACGCCCATGTTCGGCGCCGCGGCCATGAGCCTCTCCAGCTTCTGCGTGGTGATGAACGCGCTCCGATTGAACTTCGTGAGGCTGCGTAAATAGGATGGGCTTATCTTTGTGACAGAATTATCACCCTTAGGTGGAAAAGACTAAGGCTCGCCACCCCACATCGGGGTGGCTTATTTTTTTATTGGTGTCATGGATACAGAAGGAAAACAAAGAGTCATCGTGTATATCGACGGGTTCAACTTTTACTACGGCTTGAGGGGAGATCGGCGTTGGAAGAAATACTATTGGCTCGATGTCGTCAAGTTGTTCGAGGCTTTTATGCGTCCCAATCAAGAATTAGTCGCGGTAAAGTATTTCTCCGCGAGGCCGGACGACATAGAGCGGAGTAGGCGGCAGAATGCCTTTTTTCAGACAAACAAAGAGAACCCGAAGTTCCATCTGGTCTTAGGGAAGTACTTGAAGAAGGAGATCACCTGCTTCAAGTGTGGGAATGTCATCCATACCTACGAGGAGAAGGAGACGGACGTAAGGATTGCAACGCAGATCGTGGCCGATGCGTATCAAAAGAATGGCGATGCGGCTATTGTCGTCTCTGCTGACAGCGATATGATCCCAGCGATAGAGCTCGCCATACAAGCGCGGCAAAAGGTGTTTATCTATTTCCCGCCCAATCAGTATTCCAGTAATCTGGCATCTATGGGGATCGGAAAACCGACGCAGTTGCAACGCTATGAGAGCCGATTCAGGCAGAGTCTTTTGCCTGATGTCATCCATTTATCTGTCGCCGACTATGATTTGCGTATACCGGAAGAGTGGAAAGCGTATCAATGATTGGATGAACCATGCGCCACGCAGGTTGTTTGAAGGACATAACAAAACATCAGAACAGAATGGCATTTATTAGAAACGACATCGCTACGGGCGATATGTTCCGCCACGTTTACGGCGGCATGACGAAGAGTGAACTGGACGACCGCGCGGCACAACTGCTCAGCGCGTGGGGCTACAAACGGGTATCAGATACGGCTCAAGGCGCCGCAGTCTACGAAAAGGGCAACCGGGTGGCTCGACTGCTGCTGGGCGCCCTGGTGAAATACTTCAAGGTGTCGGTCAAGACGTCCGTCTCCCCGTCGGACGAGGTGATCTGCGAGGTGCGCACCGAGTCGTCCGGCATGTCGGGCGGCTTGATCGGAATGAATCAGGTGAAGACCGAGATGGGCAACCTCAACGCCGCCTTCCGTGACTTTTGACGGCTCCGCGGGCCGACGCTCGATCGTGCGTGCCCCGACGCGAAAAGCCTCCGAACTCCTGCTGCAAAGCGGGTCTTCGGAGGCTTTTTCATACCCC
The sequence above is drawn from the Tannerella serpentiformis genome and encodes:
- a CDS encoding heavy metal translocating P-type ATPase, coding for MNPTKQFSVDGMSCSACSAHVERAVSRVEGVSSVAVNLLTNSMVVEGTATADAIVAAVRKAGYDAAEQVTEEPHAPADKSPDNPLADRETPALRRRLIASLVLLLLLMYTAMGHSMLGLPLPAALAGNPMAVGIVQMLLAMAVMIINGRFFISGYKGTLHGAPGMDALVALGSGTAFVYSLVGLFAMSAALMDGRTADAYAGLHALYFETCAMILTLITLGKLLEARAKGRTTDALKSLMRLAPKTATLVRDGREVAVPIEQVRVGDTFAVRPGEHIPVDGIITEGTAAVDESALTGESLPVDKSPGDRVSAATVNRSGYLRCRAERVGRDTTLAQIIRMVSDASSGKAPIAKMADRVSGIFVPAVIVIALITVGVWLAVGADVGTAVSRGMAVLVVSCPCALGLATPVAIMVGSGLGARHGILFKTAEALERAGQVQVVALDKTGTITNGSPVVTDLLPAAGVEEEELLRAAYALEVKSEHPLARAVAAYAEARGMQPDASEAFEVIPGKGLTAMVDGRRITGGSLAFLSERIGTTDAITSAAERVASEGKTPLLFAAEDQWLGLIAVADTVKDDAREAVGRLHAMGLRTVMLTGDNQRTAEAVGRLVGVDEVIAGVLPDGKKAAVESLRERFGAVAMVGDGINDAPALATADIGIAIGAGTDVAVDAADVVLMKSRPSDVPDAVRLSRATLRNIRENLFWAFIYNVVGIPLAAGLWIPVFGVGMTPMFGAAAMSLSSFCVVMNALRLNFVRLRK
- a CDS encoding NYN domain-containing protein encodes the protein MDTEGKQRVIVYIDGFNFYYGLRGDRRWKKYYWLDVVKLFEAFMRPNQELVAVKYFSARPDDIERSRRQNAFFQTNKENPKFHLVLGKYLKKEITCFKCGNVIHTYEEKETDVRIATQIVADAYQKNGDAAIVVSADSDMIPAIELAIQARQKVFIYFPPNQYSSNLASMGIGKPTQLQRYESRFRQSLLPDVIHLSVADYDLRIPEEWKAYQ